Proteins encoded by one window of Streptococcus suis S735:
- a CDS encoding ROK family protein, whose translation MGKKEETIRNISGNILKTLFRHQKSSRTRISKSLKITPATITNMISYLVAEKKVIETGDEVRDYIGSGRSRRLITVNSQYRHYIGIEINANGIYLAVTDTIGNLITNSNIKITEYDSKQINEIIIQLVTETLDKFSYLEFGALGIAVPGHFDSKSGHIISNNVKWIYFDLAVIKQSISIPIFLENNINCMAIGSYLFHPESSPEQFLFIHIGPGLFCSFFDSEHILQNKNFYIGEIGHTVVDLNGPSCECGKRGCLQTYISDTWLINNARFLFENVQGSIIKTLVEKPEDITLDVVYNAYRLGDGFIIEKIESGIDFLTTSIANTLIIYDSKKIFINSQLLNYPGFSEKVNNLVDNQLQFIPSKNNLDIEFLSFNIFRGAIGAASLAVYNHFILENNSN comes from the coding sequence ATGGGAAAAAAAGAAGAAACCATTCGAAATATTTCTGGAAATATATTAAAAACTTTATTTAGACATCAAAAAAGCTCTAGAACAAGAATTTCTAAATCTTTAAAAATTACACCGGCAACTATTACGAATATGATTAGTTACCTGGTAGCTGAAAAAAAAGTTATTGAGACTGGCGATGAGGTTCGAGATTATATTGGATCAGGTCGTAGTAGACGACTTATTACAGTAAACTCTCAATATAGACATTATATTGGAATCGAGATTAATGCCAATGGAATCTATTTAGCCGTCACAGACACTATTGGAAACCTAATCACAAATAGCAATATAAAAATTACAGAATATGATTCCAAACAAATAAATGAAATAATTATCCAATTAGTAACTGAAACTCTAGATAAGTTTTCCTATCTTGAATTTGGAGCTCTCGGTATTGCTGTACCTGGTCACTTTGATTCAAAATCAGGACATATTATTTCAAATAATGTAAAGTGGATTTATTTTGATCTTGCCGTAATTAAACAAAGTATTTCAATTCCTATTTTTCTAGAGAACAATATTAATTGCATGGCAATTGGTTCATATCTCTTTCATCCCGAAAGTTCGCCAGAGCAGTTTTTATTTATTCATATTGGACCTGGATTGTTCTGTTCATTTTTTGATAGTGAACATATTTTACAAAACAAAAACTTTTATATTGGAGAGATTGGTCATACAGTAGTTGATTTAAACGGACCTTCTTGTGAATGTGGAAAACGTGGATGCCTTCAAACTTATATTTCTGATACTTGGTTAATCAATAATGCAAGATTTTTATTTGAGAATGTTCAAGGTTCTATCATAAAAACTTTGGTTGAAAAACCAGAAGATATTACATTAGATGTTGTATACAATGCATACCGACTAGGAGATGGTTTTATTATTGAAAAAATTGAATCAGGGATTGATTTTTTAACTACCTCAATCGCAAATACATTGATCATTTATGATTCAAAAAAAATTTTTATTAATAGCCAGTTATTAAATTATCCAGGTTTTTCAGAAAAAGTTAATAATCTTGTTGACAATCAATTGCAATTTATTCCAAGTAAAAATAATTTAGATATTGAATTCTTATCTTTTAATATATTTCGAGGTGCAATTGGAGCAGCATCCTTAGCAGTCTATAATCATTTTATCTTGGAAAATAACTCCAATTAA